The following nucleotide sequence is from Salvia miltiorrhiza cultivar Shanhuang (shh) chromosome 7, IMPLAD_Smil_shh, whole genome shotgun sequence.
TAGCATTCACTTTTAAGCTTTGAAAACTAGACTAACCATATCAACTCATTTCATGAGGAATtgttgattaaaattaatagttaatttgctcaaaatcaaaactttaattaataccacaaaaggaaaaaaatagtAATCATGAGCATAGTAGCTTACGTATGTAGACAATCACTTAGAATAGGattttgatcaaattaaaattgaataatataTGACTCAGTAGCATGAGGTCAAAAGCAATTAGAACACACTAATCTTAAATGATATCATATTATTACTAGTAATAGGAGTTCGGTccataaatttcaaatttagaGATCATGCATCAATCTGCTACAATTAAACAATAATATAATAGAATTCGTTGACACAGAAAAGTTTTACCCCATTAAATCTCAAGGAGAAACAACTATGGTGGTTTTACTTCAATTGAATCTTGAAAAAGGATTCcgatttgtattttataaaaagattCGCACTTGAAGAGACCTATCAAATTCGGTGGAATAAAATGGAAACTAATAAAACTCCATGCTACCATAcaattttgaatataatttgaAAAGCTTACCGGAAGTAACATGATTAGATGAAACAGGAAAATTTGCAGTCGAACCAACTTCTGACTTCGTTAGGAAATTTAGGGAAACAGAAATTATCTTGAACTTTTGTGAATGCGGTTGAAGAGAATTGCAgaacgtatatatatatttacgtgATTTACGGGTATGCAGTTATAACCCTGATAGAATCCTATTTCTTCTCTAACTctacttaataaaataatgctaATATCAGTATTTATCACAaatacaacaaaaataaaaatactgcAAAATTTAAATCGAGATTTAGTagatttttatttctattagcTCAACTTCTCAATAAACTCAAATTAAGGGAAAGTTATTAGGTTCTTTTTACTACAAAAATTTTTTAAAACCCAATATATAATTGTTCCTATTTAACTTTTAACTAGGGGCGCAACTATGGACTCCCTCAAGTCCATGATTATAAAATCAAGCATGAAAACATCATATTTTAAATCACcgtaaataaattatttaacacAAGTAAAGAAAAGCGGGGCGTTACAGAAAATGTTTCTCCACACGAAACCAAATAGAAACCCTGTGTTAAAGTAACACACCAACTATctttgcagcggaaataaacgAACACaatttttggtaaaatttcttcaagttataaaataaattgaagaaTGCCTTATGGAAAAATGACTAAAGGGAGAATGACACTCACGTTCAATACCTTTACAATGAACTAGGTATTAAAGTCTAGACACTCTCACTAACAAACACAAACTGGATTCAAGAGCTATACTCCGAAATCCAACAAAACAAAGAATGCTATAGCTAATGTTGTCCTAACACAAGAAACAACACTCCAACACAGATCACTCTAAAAGCTTGATTTCTTCTCTCTGAGTTCGTGCCTTGATCTGAGACTTCACCCTTGTATTTATAAGCTTCGAATCTTGATTCCCAAGGTTGAAGTCGTGGGATTTGATAGTGGACAAGTGGCCGTTGGAAAGTTTGTTGTACTCACTCCACTTTGTCCACTCCTTCCCTTGAATTTAGGAGCTTCCAACaacttctcctctctctctccttatcTTCTCTTGCTCCTTCTTTCTCTCAACTGAGAACGTTCCTTCCTTTCCTTGTTTCAAGCTTCAAGACTTCCAACCCTTTACTTGGTCATATCCTACAAACACAATGTGAAGAAAGAgcaaaattctaaaaataatcAACACTAAcacatcaatttttatttaacaAAAGATAAAAGAATTAGTtagatattatattaaattaattatagggGAAGAcgaatagatttatattttaggtGAATCTGAATTGACTTATGTTGAACGAATTGTAGCTATGTTGTGGATTATTATTAAGAATCGTTCACTTAGTTTGGATTTTATAAAGGATTCATAAACCAATTCCAGCTTcaatttttaagtaaaaaattaagttagaagGCTTCGAAAATTTCTAAATAAACCAAAGTTTGAAGTAATAAAAGATTtggatataaaatattttttatagattaggatgacaaataaatgtatatcaaatagatttattttataaataaaaatatatcacaagggtaaaatagacaatccacaagttgtgcctcgttaggctctttttctatttatACAATTTGTCTCTTAGGTTCTTAGGTCTCGTCTTCCTCTCACTCATGCATATTGTGATTTGCAGGTACTCATCCACGTGATCTGTTCTAAGCTTGAGTGAGTTTAGGTGATTGATGCGAATGATTACATTTGGTAATGAGAGTCATTGATTCCACCCTATtatcaaaatgaaaaatcaaatgcaAGGAGTGGAATGATCTGATATCGCTTCGGTGAGAAATGATCTTACATCAATTATGGCACTAATGAAACAACAAATTGAAGTGAATCGCGTGGCAATAATTCACAGTCGTGCATGCCTCCATTAGAAAACATGGACCAAATAGTTATACGAATTTCACtattatagcaacaaaaatatgCCATGGAAATACCAGTCATCAAACTTAAAGAAGAAATTAACTTTCTTAAAAGACCAAGAATAATTCTTTAGTTCGCAATAGCCAATCAATTAGTGGAAAACAACATGTAACTTGACTATATATGTTGAGATGGAACCAAAGCAACAAGAAAACATACTCAACCAATTAATCTCATATAAAAGAAGTACCAGAAAAAGGATCCACATACAATCACACTTTAAATATAAAAACTCAGCAAAATCAAACAAAGACAACTTTCAACCTCAACTTGGAAATGTAACTTATCTTCTAAACTAATCTCCAATTTAacaatttgaaatttaatttctcAAGTAGAGAGCAGCAGTAATAGTATACGCAACTCCTGTTCCATAGAGATTCATCTATATAAGCAGTCCACATATATCCAAGCATTCTTCTTCCCCGTAATGCATAGTCTCTCACCATTCATTAAGTTCCAGAAATTCAGATGTACCAATTCCGCCAAGAACAATGACAAATACAACAGTTACTTCTGAATGAACAAGCGGTGATActgtctacataatgacaatatACATTTGAGTATAATCAATACTCAACATAGTTGAATACTTGTTTAATCACTCTTCAGTTTTATCAATCTTATTTATCCTATTCACCAAACAAAACGCCCCCTTAGATTTTGAATATTGCAAATTGGTGCATCTGCCAATTTCATCTCTTTCCTTGATTTTGTTACAAATGAGTAATCAATTGAAGGGTACAACAAAGTAGCTTTCTTATCTTCAAAATATCTTCTGTATTTATGTTAGATTTGTGCAAAACAACTATTTTGGGTGTGTTCTCTTTACgtggaaaacatatattttcaccTTTTTCTACTTTTTTCACATCTAACGTAAGATGGATAATTTCTCTATGTaggatgaaaaaaaaatggacagttcattttttcttttttctttttactttaaTTCATGCTTAGCATTAACGTGGCTAGTACTTTTCCATCTAAAATATAGGaaaaatgtaattttaaatttacaatcaaagaaaacACACGATGGTGTGACACAAAAACAATCGTAATATGCTATACTCAACTGTTAACCAAAAAAGTCAATAGACATAAACCAACACTTATGATACATACAGAcaacaaaaaaatagaataaaagaaTAATGTGTTTGGACACACCTTCTACATGGTGTAGATCAACTTTCAAATCTATGTTACATCTTATTTCTAATGAATCAAGAAACATATTTCCACATTTAAGCAATTTACAAGATTTTGAATCGGCTAGAAAATCCTAGTTATCAACAGCCTTAGCATCATTACCAGTTAATTGGAGCAACACAAATTTGTGGAGTTCTTTGAATTGGTAAGGTTGCGTAGTTTCATTACAAGTTGTTGCCTTTCACCCTCTACCTCTGCAAACTTGAGGCTCATGTCCGAATACCTCTCTTCCATTTCCTTCAACTCCTTTTCCATTGATTTGTTCCTTTCCATTATTaatcccatttcctttttcaaaTCTTCAACCTCAGTATTATCACTCGAATCTGATAAGCCGTTGCTGCAATACACGggaaacatttttatatttctatatttatataaaattgataccaattCAATTATCGAATTTCACAACTTTagaaagtaaaaataataagaagataaagaatctaaaaagaataaaaatataatttacaaacaAACCTTCagattttgaaatcaatttaaaattaatttcaaattgaaatcttggCTTTTTAATATAGTGTAGATGAATCCGATTTTGGGTTAATCATAGTTTATGTCTTCAACTTACGTTTTCACTTCAAAAACCCACaactttggaaaaaaaattatttatgtcCACCCTTATTGAATCCAGCGACAAAATGATGAGTCACCTCATTGGATTCTTATTGCTCAAGGTTTTTTTTTCCGcaattttatattgaataataTAGATTCCGTCGCCGAATTCTGTAACATGGGACATAAAATCAAACATTTTCCAAAGTTGAaatctttttaattgaaaatgtaAGCTAGggatattttttgaaaaatactcGAAGTTAGATGATATACCATTTTCTTGGTAAGATTGCTCCACAGTTTACACTTGATGTTGTGCTTAAGTTTTCACTGGAAGCGTTCTGCATTGAAGCAAGCATTCATTATTGAAATTGTGGCAAAAAACTAAATGTTTGAAGAGTGAACAAACTTGTAACTAACCTTTTCAACTTCATTCACATTCAAGCTTTCCTCCAACTCTTCAATTCTCTTGTGAAGAATCTTTTCCTTCTCTGAAAATGCATGAGCTGATTTCTCAAGAGCAGTCTCCTTCAACTTGATTTCACACTGTTGAATACAGCAATGGAATCAATACATCATGTGAGATGCATATGCATATatatcaaaatcaaacaagTGTAGACTAACTTACCTCAAGCAACTTTATCTTATTCGAAGCCTCCTTCGATCCACGGGCAACGGGTTTACTCGTTGCTCGATCCCTAGTTTTCCTCTCGAGGATTTTGCACGcgtcttccttcttcttgatcTCACTCCTCAACTGCAAAACTTGCTTCCTCAAACCCTCCTTCTCCGCCTCATCAAGTGACCGGAGAGAATCCAGCTCCGATTGCAGTTTCGTAGCTGCCAACTCTTTTTCCTTCACCAGACACCTCATTCTGTTCAATTCCTTATCCAGCTCTGCAGCCTCCATCCTCATAACCATGACCCTGCTCTCGAGTTCAACCTTCTCGTCATTCCCTTGCTCCACGAGCAGCTCCGTTTCCTTCACGGACACCTTCATCCTCTCGAGCTCGTGCACCACAGCCTCCTTACTCCCCTTCTCCTCCAACAGAATCTCGTTCTTGGCAATGTGCTCTTCAACCTCCTCTTTAAGCCTCGAGATCTCATCCGAGAGGAGTCTCTCCGTTTCCTCAGCAATCTCCCTGTGACGTTCCAGCTGAACGCCTCGTTCATTTATCTCCGACTGCTGCTTCTCTATTTGGTCACTCATCGCGGTAACTTGGGCCGTGACTTGCTGCAGTCGCGCCTCATAATGCCCCTCGACTGACTGGTGCTCTTCAGAGATTCTACGGAGAGTTTCCTCAAGACAAGCCTTGTCCACACGGAGCTCGTTTGCTTCCGCCAGAGACTTGGTGGCCAGCTTCTCGTTGGCCTCAAACGTCGATGCCATCTGCACGGAGAGCTTCCTGAACTCATTCTGCAGCCGCTCTGCTGCATTGGCGTTCTTCCACCTCATCTTCTTTAGCATCTCCTCGGCTCTTATCGCCCTCTTCTCCTGCACGATTTTGGAGCGTGTGAGAGCTTCCACATCGGCTTCAAAACCCCGCGCCTGCCTCTCAACTTCCTTCTCTAGGCTGGCAACACGGCCTCGAAGCTCGCTTATAGTCACAAGTGAATCTTCATACTCCTTCGTTCGGCTCTGCAATTCCTGCTCCAGATTCTCAATTTCAGCATTGGTGTCGGGAGACGAGCACTCGTACTGCATCTTCAGCTGCTCGTGGATCTGGCTCTGCTCGAGCTTACACGCCATGTCGTGATTCGCCTGCTTCATGACCTCGTAATCGAGGGCTAGCTGCTCCATCTGCATCTCCAGCTCATCTTTATCCCTCTTGTACAAGTCTATCTCATTTTGCAACTCAACAATCTCTTGTTCTAGAAGAGACGATCCCTCGACTTCACCCTGCTGCTTCACAATATCCTCCAGCGCCTTCTGCTCCTCCTCGTCATCCTCATCATCGAGCTGATAAACGACAGCCACTTCTCTCGATTCTCCATCCATCCCCTTGCTTTTCTCCTCCAGCATCTCCTCAAGGTCCCTCACTGCAAGAATCAGCTCAGCGTTCGACTCCTGAGTTTTCTGGAGCTGAACACGAAGGTTCGTGTTCAACTCCTTCGTGTAACTCAGCTCTTGCCGGAGTTCATCAACTACTGCCTGCGAATCCACTCCATCAAAGATGAAACTAGCCTTCGTTTCACCTCTGAGCCGCTCGCATTCTTCCTTGAAAGCATCTCTTTCTTGTTTCAAGCAAACAACTTCTCTCCAGTGATCCTGCCCTCTCTTGCTCTCCTTCCCAATCTGCTTCCGCAGCGCCTGCAGCTCTAACTCGGACATGTCGGCCTGCCTCGACAGCACAGCAACCTCAGCTTTCAGCTTCTCGATCACAACATCCGGAGCCTCCTCGTCTAGAAAAGTTCCTCCCAAGGCGCTCCTTGAAGTGTCGTTGGGGGTGACAGAGTCCCTCAGCCACTCCCACGAACTCCGGTGCACCGGTGAAGGCGTGTCAGATTTTGGCCCCGGAGTTGTCAAGTATCTAACAGGCTCGTTCTTCGTCTGCATCTCCCAAGGCGCTTCTAGCCCGGAGCTGCTCCCGGAACTCGACAGAGTGATGTCCGAACCACTAGAAGCCCGGAGCGTCGTCTCAAACTCAGCCTTGCTAGATGGTGGATCCTCCTAAATAAGAACATATCAAAGATTATACGATCAAACAAGTTCAACCCCATCAAAGATTCATATCCTATCACTCAAAGTAAACGTCCAGAAACGAAGCACTTCTAGAGAAACACGAGATTTACTTCAACGGAATCGCTTCTGAATGCTCCATCAGCATCATCACCATGAGAATACAAACTTGCATCCTCATTTTCTTCAATCTCCCTGTGGAGAGCCAGCCAATCAATCAAGTAATTCTCGAACGAATACGAGCACGAATACATGGAAAAACTAAAACTTATGAAACTACCTTTGATCATGTACCCTCTGGATAGATACCTGTTGAGACATACACATCTTTATCAGACCAGCAGCCAGTTCAAGaaaacacacaacacacaccaCCTAAAAAGGATCCTTCAACCAACTCCACAAACAATCTCCATTTCTCATCAAGCTACATCTAAAAAGCATGAATGCTCGTAGGAAAGGGGAATGAACGAACTCACATGAAGTATGGCTTCGCCCTTTGAGTTCTTGAGCGGAAGAGACGCCAAGGAGGGCTTGCTCGCCTCTGCATAGATGGAGAAATCGATAGAAGCCTCTCCGACAGCTCCTGATCTAGACGAACCCTACGAAAACATCAAGAAAAGCGCACGGCTTCAAGAACGAATCGTTCTTAACAAAAGGCAATGAAAACACAAATGCATTATCTTCCTCTGAAGCTAACATACCGTGCTTAAGACCAAGAGATACATCTTTTGATGAATCTTCCCTGATTTTGGATCCCTATTGAACTTGACAGTCTCATAAACTGGATTCTCCCACACACAACCCCCATCTCGGACTGCAGCCTTTTCCGACCTCGCAGAGGGCTTGCCGGTATCTCCGGAGACAACGGAGACCATCAATCCATCCCCTCCAACCTGTGTCACCTGAACAGGTAACAAAGTGCAACTCAGTTGGTAAGACCATTAGATTGGGGGTTCGAGTCATCACGAGGGGAAATGGGGAACCATAAGTGGCAGACACAAGAGTATCCAAGGGGGGCTTAAGCCCCCAccaaacaataatttttttattaatatttttaaaataattaaattattggtattttgtgtgaaTCATTGTACATTAGCCCCCATCACCAAAtcaaaacttaagaaaattgtCTTTTGGAAATCTAAGATGGGAATCATTATTCATCATCTTTTATCACCTGATCAATCTCACACAATGCTTACTTCTCGCTCTCTGATTGCTATATAAATCAAGACAACTATCTTCCAAAACCTTTCAAATAGTAAAGTTACATAATTTTGCACTGCATTATGTTTCATTCTAATTTCTAGCCACACATTTTCAACCATCCAAGAATgcatcaatatttttctcacaAAATCCAAAAATGAGAGAAggaattgtatatatatacctGAGATGCATGAAAGTGCAACTTGAAAACAGCTTTGATTCTGTGCTTGTCGCTCCACCATCGCGCCGGCTTGAACATATCTTCTGCTATTTCACCTTGAATTCCGCATCACGCCGGAATTTGAAACGCCCACTTCGAGgtagaagaagaaaagaaattgcGTGGTGGTGAAGGAAACACCAACAGGAGGGGCTCAATGCATTAATGGCCGATCAGAAAATAGGAGCGTTAAAGCTCTGTTTAGCGCTTATAGGGAAGATAGAGATGAAGGGAATAGCGAGGGAGGCTGAGAAAGATTGAGTTATTGTGTGCTCTTTCTTTCAGCATTTCGCCATAACTCCATAAAAGTACTGTATGGGCTGgctgttgagagagagagagagaggaagtttATTTGTTTGGGAGTTTTTGGGGTTTATGTATGTATGGACcattatttttttggtttttattttatcttcttctcttttctgAGAAGGAGAAAAGTTGAGGTGAGGTTGAAGCTTCTGTGAGTGAACTTTTTGTTTTCGAGTATTTTTGTCTGTCTCACTATCCGAGACGAGACGACTATCCTTTTCCCATATTTTTAACGtttatttttttggtatatTACCGGATgaaagtttttttaaaaaaattgcactcaattttttaaaataaaaatatactccttcTTCGTTCACATAAAATATAgggttaaataattttaatactcACTTCCataatatatctatcaaatctacccacctttataaaacatctatgaaaaacACCCACTTCATAGTTAGGGCCGGACCTTGCATAGGGCCAAAGGGGCAAGGGCCTAGGGCCCCCTAAATTTAGGGGGCCCCAAAATAAATACAAGTCCACTAATATTAATcctattaaaaattttaaattatttttctaatatttttattgcttATAGAATATTGTTGATTATAATGTGGTTATTGTCCCCTAAAAAAAACTATACTGGTTATTGTAACTTTAGTAGAAAgaagttttttaaaattaaaatcaataaaattatagtatatatttgcATTCTACTATATCTCAAAAAAGGTTAAATGTATTAgtaattttatactttaaacatGGGGTATTCTTGAAGAAGTTATTGATAATTGTtcccaaaatattaaaaatctactttatttctataattattttatcattaatttatgatttattgCACTTTATAATAATGTTATATATGCAGTTATCTCAAATTTGCTATAAAATTATGAAGCTTCATTTTTTAGGGggcctttttttttcctttcgcctagggcccccaGAATGTCAGGACCGGCCCTGTTCATAGTGAAATACTATTCCTACCCTTATACAATATCTCTCTTTATACTTCATCTTATACATTAATCTGTGCTTCTaaaattggtatcagagcgggtttttattgaggaattatattatatttaatttattttataattaactaatgtgggaggagactccattaaaatttatggatccggacgagtgtccgagatgtattGTATACAGGAATTCTCTTCAAAATTTGGAGAGAGAAACTACTCGTCTATTAGACGACCTCAATTGGAATAATCGAGCCCTCGTAACGAACATTTGTCGAGGAGAAGATGGAGAGATTATTCGTGATATCATCACGAGTATTCAGTTCTACCATGAACACCTTACAGGAATCGCCGAGACCAGAACGGTGATTGAACGCGCAAAAAATGGcgcccatcagtcacacgacTAATGGAACAGAAGGACAAAGCTGGAACAGCCTATCCAGCTTatcaaaagatcgagccaaacTCTTCCGACAATGTCAACTTGTGGAAGATTCAaagaacggtggaatattatggcaacaagctatatgatctaccgatggagatgagccaaatatcactcaaacaagaggaaaccTTAAAACTCTTGTGTgatattcagaaaaaaaaaatggaggatATTGAAAGGCAGAAACCATGTTCCGAAAAAATTCGGAAtacatggtccaaagacccaacATATCCGCTACCACTTAATGCAGCGCCCAAGGAACtgcagccggaggacataatccTAATCGTGAAAGGGAAAAACCATGAATAACCCtgatcgaatcggattagaggatctacaagagttagcagaatcatttgctaacctaaatatggttgatctaaagatgaaccatggagatgaggtgcccaaaACAGAGCACCCACAAGAGGAATCATCCACGAAAGGTGGGGCTCGTGAAGAATCGAGCCATTATCAACAAACCAGAAGACGCCGGCCTAAGATGCAGGACACTCCTGTAGGgaaggccacacttgaaccaatccgcccatacggattgattctcaacctcgatgaagccaGCTTTAAAGATTGGGAAGTTCTCATCGATGACTGGGCTTCAGCTATGAAGGTCGTGATTGCCATGATAGAATATGATATAaatgaatttatcaaaatcttcgaggcaagttttgcTGGAATGGCAAAATAATTTTAGGATAAGGCATCAACGGAGGCCAAGAATGAGTTGTTCACCAAAGAATCAGCTCTGGAAATCCTTGAAAATGCCGCCCACCAGATTAAAATCTATTTTTCTTGGAATGGGTTTCTTTGAAGCATCAAGAGAAGAGAAGCGCAAAAAATATCGACAaacactttacaatctaagattggtagtgctggagccaaaagctcttgatgaattttTGCGCTTGTATGCCCTATATGCCCATATGGGGTTAGTTAATGATCAGATAGCCAGGaacctctttttcacaaagtttccgagtccatggagggaaatgctcatcaacgagtacgtatcaccaggagaatatccacttgatagtgcatcaagaaggatgtcatatgttcacaagaagatgtccgaatggtgccagaaggcgatGGATCAGAGAAATTTCAAGAAATTGAGGAGGCTCAATAAagaatctccattgatgtgcaacAATCTTGaccttccaacagagattgaggccatgagttgctgtatcaacataggagaaagaagaaacataggtatcaaccctatgaaagaaaacCAAGAACAAGgcggagttcttggaagccaagaactatgtggactcGACAGAAGGCatgctcctacaaatcaggccaacggagcggaccatcaaggagTCGATTCTCTTTTCAAAAAAGAACTCCGGCAAGGAAAATTTTCAGGCGGACCtaagccaaaacaaatgaaagtttcaaagattgcaactgttggacgtgcggtgcaaaagggcatatttctactaattgcccagacaacgagaaaagagggATAAGGAAATTTGAATctacaccggatatcgaagacgccctCTACAACCAAGAACTGATACCAgtgtatcagttcgaagatatatcctccgatgagagtatatacgagcaggatgaagtctttagttctgaagattcggataTAACTGATGGATCAttcggagacgagtcagactaaggAGGACGAGGTTATCCACTTTCAAAAGGAGGACCAGGAGGGATATACTAGCCATTCCCTGATCCCGCAAGAAAAGGTGGTGGAAAAACTCGTGACAAAACTCAAGAACAAAACCATGGATATACAAACATTCCAAGGGTTTTCAAGAGGAAGATTGGATCAAGTTCTACAaagcttgagtccattcaaaaggaagcatcatgtcttctTCGGTACAACGAGTCGGGAgttggcgcttccaattgaaaTAACGAACAACCAAGTAGAGATCCAATTGATTCCAACCGAAGATGTGCGGATGGATCTCTCAAAAATGAAGCCAAAAGTCACTAGAACAAttaaatggattcatattggagcaatccaGTTGGTAATCAAGTCCTCACTTTCACCAGGGACAGATACACCAATTGATGTTGCAATTTGCGACAAGATGATTACAAATCCAAGAGATGCAGTGCTGGGAGCCTTCCCAGGCAATCTCTACGCCAAGAAGATTTTAACCGAATTGTACCCatagatcgcttataatcttcaagattcAGCTTTCAGTCGAGCCCTGacactctatcaggactacaagatGAAGGATCTAttgacgggaggaaataggccgTACTCGATTACATATCAAGTATcatatgccctatcaaattcccaccACACGGATTTATTTCTGGGGAAGAATTTTATTGAAGTCCCAGAAGTATTCAAAGAAGTAGCCAAGGCAATTAGCCCTGACCGAGTTGAAATTCTCAAAATAAGGGAAATTGACATCTAAGTGGGAGATAAGCAGGTGCTGAAACATAATCAAAGtctcagattgggagcaccGAGGCTATCGTTCCAAGGAGATAGGCTGACAGGCCTTTagaaagaagtttctctcattcctaCGAGAGAAAGGCGATCCAGAAAACACCAGCTCAAGGCATAAGAGTGAAACTCAAATGCCccgtgatttatgcttaattgttctaattttaggggtttgcatgtgcgtattttaaagataatcttctggaaattggtacattttatggtctattttatgctttgcaggagatttaggttttcga
It contains:
- the LOC130994731 gene encoding uncharacterized protein LOC130994731, yielding MFKPARWWSDKHRIKAVFKLHFHASQVTQVGGDGLMVSVVSGDTGKPSARSEKAAVRDGGCVWENPVYETVKFNRDPKSGKIHQKMYLLVLSTGSSRSGAVGEASIDFSIYAEASKPSLASLPLKNSKGEAILHVSIQRVHDQREIEENEDASLYSHGDDADGAFRSDSVEEDPPSSKAEFETTLRASSGSDITLSSSGSSSGLEAPWEMQTKNEPVRYLTTPGPKSDTPSPVHRSSWEWLRDSVTPNDTSRSALGGTFLDEEAPDVVIEKLKAEVAVLSRQADMSELELQALRKQIGKESKRGQDHWREVVCLKQERDAFKEECERLRGETKASFIFDGVDSQAVVDELRQELSYTKELNTNLRVQLQKTQESNAELILAVRDLEEMLEEKSKGMDGESREVAVVYQLDDEDDEEEQKALEDIVKQQGEVEGSSLLEQEIVELQNEIDLYKRDKDELEMQMEQLALDYEVMKQANHDMACKLEQSQIHEQLKMQYECSSPDTNAEIENLEQELQSRTKEYEDSLVTISELRGRVASLEKEVERQARGFEADVEALTRSKIVQEKRAIRAEEMLKKMRWKNANAAERLQNEFRKLSVQMASTFEANEKLATKSLAEANELRVDKACLEETLRRISEEHQSVEGHYEARLQQVTAQVTAMSDQIEKQQSEINERGVQLERHREIAEETERLLSDEISRLKEEVEEHIAKNEILLEEKGSKEAVVHELERMKVSVKETELLVEQGNDEKVELESRVMVMRMEAAELDKELNRMRCLVKEKELAATKLQSELDSLRSLDEAEKEGLRKQVLQLRSEIKKKEDACKILERKTRDRATSKPVARGSKEASNKIKLLECEIKLKETALEKSAHAFSEKEKILHKRIEELEESLNVNEVEKNASSENLSTTSSVNCGAILPRKCNGLSDSSDNTEVEDLKKEMGLIMERNKSMEKELKEMEERYSDMSLKFAEVEGERQQLVMKLRNLTNSKNSTNLCCSN
- the LOC130994369 gene encoding uncharacterized protein LOC130994369, whose protein sequence is MDHSETSQTKEDEVIHFQKEDQEGYTSHSLIPQEKVVEKLVTKLKNKTMDIQTFQGFSRGRLDQVLQSLSPFKRKHHVFFGTTSRELALPIEITNNQVEIQLIPTEDVRMDLSKMKPKVTRTIKWIHIGAIQLVIKSSLSPGTDTPIDVAICDKMITNPRDAVLGAFPGNLYAKKILTELYP